Proteins encoded by one window of Gopherus flavomarginatus isolate rGopFla2 chromosome 11 unlocalized genomic scaffold, rGopFla2.mat.asm SUPER_11_unloc_1, whole genome shotgun sequence:
- the LOC127040848 gene encoding olfactory receptor 14C36-like has protein sequence MSNQTTLTEFLLLGFFDVRELQILHFVVFLVIYLAALVGNLAIIMVVALNHQLHTPMYFFLGNLSFLDLCYISVTVPKSMANSLTNTCMISFSGCVAQVFLVITLAFAEMILLVVMAYDRYVAICLPLHYNVIMSKTMCAQMASGCWISAVLYSVMHTGNTFRLPFCRSNVIGQFFCDIPQLLKISCYDTSANEILVIVCVLFFGFLFVVSIFVSYIHIFSTILRIPSTQGKYKTFSTCLPHLIVFSLFMSTTMFTYMRPKSMSSLYQDLLAAVFYSVVPPLLNLMIYSLRNKEIKDALGKMLHRVVLIKN, from the coding sequence atgtccaaccaaaccaccCTGACCGAGTTTCTTCTCCTGGGGTTTTTTGATGTCCGGGAGCTGCAGATTCTACATTTTGTGGTATTTCTAGTCATTTATCTGGCAGCCCTGGTGGGGAATCTGGCCATCATCATGGTTGTAGCCCTCAACCACcaacttcacacccccatgtacttcttccttgGAAACTTGTCCTTCCTAGATCTCTGCTACATCTCTGTCACAGTCCCTAAATCCATGGCCAATTCCTTAACCAACACCTGTATGATTTCTTTCTCTGGTTGTGTTGCACAAGTCTTTTTGGTTATCACCTTAGCTTTTGCAGAGATGATTCTTCTCGTGGTCATGGCGTATGACCGCTATGTTGCTATCTGTCTTCCTCTGCATTACAATGTGATCATGAGCAAGACAATGTGTGCCCAGATGGCGTCTGGGTGCTGGATCAGTGCTGTCCTCTATTCGGTGATGCACACGGGTAACACATTTAGGTTACCTTTCTGCCGCTCCAATGTTATTGGGCAGTTCTTCTGCGATATCCCACAGCTACTAAAGATCTCTTGCTACGATACATCAGCTAATGAAATTTTGGTTATtgtctgtgttttattttttggtttcCTTTTTGTTGTTTCAATATTTGTATCCTATATTCACATCTTCTCCACCATTCTAAGAATCCCTTCCACACAGGGCAAGTACAaaaccttctccacctgcctgccCCACCTGATTGTATTTTCGTTATTTATGAGCACCACAATGTTCACCTACATGAGACCAAAGTCAATGTCCTcactgtatcaggacctgctggctgctgtgTTTTACTCTGTGGTGCCACCACTGTTGAATCTGATGATTTATAGCCTGAGAAATAAGGAGATAAAAGATGCCCTGGGGAAAATGCTACATAGGGTAGTCTTGATCAAAAATTAA